The Ignavibacteria bacterium genomic interval GGAATGAACCGCGCTTTTTCCGATAATATATCGAAGATGGGTTCCAATGTTCTGTATATCCAAAAATCTCCATGGTTTATTGGCGAAGAATGGTGGCGATTACGAAACAGAAAAGATTTAACACTGCAACAAGCGAACGCATTGAAGCGACAAACAAAATTATGTTCCATCGTTTCGCCATCCGCAGGATTACGCGGTGTTATTCAAACCGGAGACAAACGCGTGGATGATATCGTCGTCAACGGTGTTGACGAGAACTTTGATAAAGTCGGTTTTGCGGAACCTTCCGACGGGAGATTCCTTTCGATGGATGATACAGAAAATGGAAGACCGGTTGTCGTTCTCAGTCAAGATATTTCAGAAAAATTATTTCCTCACGAAGAACCGCTTGGAAAAAGCGTGAAGATCCGCGGTAAAACATTCATCGTTATTGGTTTAAATGCAAAGCAGGGAAATTTTTTGGGAATGAGTCTCGATAACCGTGTGTTTATTCCGATAAAAAATTTTATTGACCTATATGGAAAGCAAGTGTTGTTCACTATCAATGCAAAAGTTGCCGATGGTGTAAACATTGAAGACGCAAAAGAAGAAGTGCGCGGAATAATGAGAAAAGTCCGACATCTGAAACCAGCGGAAGAAGACGATTTTGCCATCAATCAACAGGAACTTTTGCAACGACAATTCGATAATATCTTTTCTGTGATTTACGGAATTGGATTGTTTATTACGGGAATGTCCTTGTTCGTTGGCGCAATCGGAATAATGAATATTATGTTTGTTTCCGTAACGGAACGCACGAAAGAAATCGGAATAAGAAAAGCGTTGGGCGCAAAACGTCGAACGATACTTTTACAATTTCTGATTGAAGCGGCGGCAATTTGTTTAATCGGCGGTCTTATCGGACTTGCCATTGCAACACCATTAAGTTTTCTCATTGATTCGTTTCTTCCAACATCTATGCCTCTTTCCATCGTTGTCGTTTCACTTTTAATGTCCATCGTTGTCGGTTTAATTTCCGGATTGCTTCCTGCTTATCGCGCGGCTAAATTAGACCCGGTGGATGCCTTGCGGTATGAATAATATTTTTTCAAACAACATTAGTTTCAATGGAATTCAAAGAACTTCTTACAATTGCGCTTACTTCCATTCGCGCCAATAAACTTCGTTCCATTCTTACACTTTTAGGAATTGTCGTCGGCGTCTTTTCTATTATTGCGGTGATGACGGCAATGGGTGTTCTGCAAAGTACAATTGAAAAAGATTTGAGCGATTTAGGTGCAAACACGTTTCAGGTGCAAAAATTTCCGGTCAATATCGGCGGCGGCGGAAGAGACCGTTCCAAATTTCGCAACAGAAAAAATATCACGTATGAACAAGGAATTGCCGTCAAAGAACGCGCAACTCTTGCTGAATATGTTGGCGTGGAAACATTAGAATACGGAAGAACCGTACGAACAAAACGATACGAAACCAATCCTTCCGTGACGCTCTTCGGCGAAAATACCGATGGACTAATTACGAATAACTGGATTCCAAAAGATGGACGCGGAATAAGCGAGGACGATATTGAATATGCTCGCAATAATATTGTACTTGGCGCACGTATCGTTCAAAAAATATTTCCTCACGAAAACCCGGTCGACGCAACGGTGCAAGTTGATGGAAGACATTATCGTGTTATCGGCGTTCTCGAAGAAAAAGGTTCATCGCTTGGAGGAAATCAGGATAATCAGGCAATTATTCCGATAACAACGTTTATGCGCTACTACGGAAAAGAACGCAGTTTCAATATTATGGTGAAAGCGCAATCGCAACAGTTGTTCACGGAAACGATGGAACAAGTGCGCTCGCAACTCCGCAACATTCGCCGCGTTGCTCCTTCGGAAGAAGATGACTTTGCTATTTTTTCCAACGATTCTCTTATTGACCAATTCAATGATTTTACGAAATACGTGAAGTATGGAATTCTTTTCATCAGTTCTATTGCGTTGCTGGCGGCGGGAATCGGCATTATGAATATTATGCTTGTATCCGTTACAGAACGCACAAGAGAAATTGGAATCCGAAAAGCATTAGGCGCGCGCAAACGGGATATTCTCCGTCAATTCATCATTGAAGCAGTTATTCTTTCCGAAATCGGCGGCATGGTTGGAGTTTTCCTCGGTATTCTCGGAGGCAATATTGTCGCACTCTTAATGGAAACTTCTGTCGTTATTCCGTTTGATTGGGCAATTATTGGATTACTGATTTGTTCTTTTGTTGGAATAGTTTTTGGTGTCTATCCCGCGTGGAAAGCGTCAAAACTTGTTCCGATTGAAGCGCTGAGATACGAGTAAAACATTTTATTTGTACTTATCGAAGTAATACCGTGTAAATCGAAAAGACCACGTATGACACAAGACAACGAAACCTTTTCACACCAGTACATCGCATATTGCAGAAAAAAAATTTTGAAAGAATATTTCCCGAAATTTCAACGTTGTGTCAATGAATTAAGCGAAGAAGAAATCTGGTGGCGCGCCAACGAAACGGACAATAGTGTTGGAAATATCCTTCTGCATTTGTGCGGAAATATACGTCAGTGGATAATTTCCGGCATCGGTGGAACGGCGGATATTCGCGAGCGCGCAAAAGAATTTTCCGAACGAACCCACATTCCCAAAAACGAATTGTTGCATAACTTGGAAACGACGATGCAGGAAGCGGATTGCGTACTGCAACGCGTTGATTCATCAACTCTTTGGGAAATGCGTCGTATTCAAATTTATGACGTAACGGTTCTGGAACTCATTGCCCAAGTTGTCGAACACCTCTCGTATCATCTCGGACAAATTGTGTATATCACGAAAATGAAAAAGGGAATTGATTTGAAGTTTTATATGTTGTAACTCCATACACTACACGTTCCTGTTTCTCGAAGCGTGGAATGTTGAATTTCTTTCCTGTATTATTTCACCAGCACTAATTTTTTCACGTCAACAAAAACTTCTGATTCGCCTGTTATTTCGATACGATAAAAATACACGCCGCTCGGCAAATTCATTGCGTCAAATTCTACTTCGTGTTCTCCTTCATCCATTTCTTCATTTTGTATAAGCGTTGCTACTTCTCTTCCGAGAACATCAAAAACTTTTAAGGACACAATACTATTCACGATTAACGAATAACGAATCACGGTTAACGGATTGAAGGGATTTGGGTGGTTTTGAAAAAGAGAAATTTCCGACGGAAAATTATTTTCTGTCATGGTAACCGATGTAGGAATAATTTCTGAAGAACGGAGAAGCGTTCCTTGCGAACCGCTGACATAATACGTAACAAGTGAATCAACTTTTGTAAAGGTGATGGTGAACAATGCCGCAGAAGAGCCGGAATTCTGCATCTCCCACGATGTTCCTGTATTTGTCGTCTTGAAAATAAATCCCGGTGTTCCAACTGCATAACCGATACTATCCGTTGAAAACGTTACCGAATGCAACAAAGCGTCAAACAGCGAGGTAGTTGACCACGATGTTCCTCCGTCCGTGGTTTTCAAAACTTTTCCGTAATCGCCAACAACGTAACCGACATTCTCATTCCGGAAATGCGCGCCGAGAAAAATATCATCATTCGTTTCGGAATGTATTTGCGACCACGTTGTTCCTCCGTTGATTGTCTTAAAAATTTTTCCTCCATTGCCGCAAGCAAAACCAACATTCACATTTACAAAGGAAAGCGCGTATAACCCCACAGTGATACCTGAATATTGTCCAAACCACGTCGCTCCGCCATTCGTGGTTTTGTACATCGGTGAACCTCCAATCCCGCACATATAGCCAATACTGTCATTGAGAAATGTTATCCCCGTGAAAATATATGTTTGCCCAATGGAATTAGAAGTCCAATTCATTCCACCATTAGTAGTTACCAAAAATCTGCTGTTATATCCCGCCGCAAAACCTTTATTTGCGTCGAGAAAATACACTGCCATTAACTCATCATTTATTCCTGTCGGTTGAATCGTCCACGTGTTTCCTGTATTCGTTGTTTTTATTATCGTTCCCTGCTTTCCAACTGCGAAACCGATGTGCATTGAATCCGTGTGAGGAAAAAATACCGAATTTATTCCTTGAGAAGTTCCGGAGTTTAACGTTACCCATTGTGAATAACTCAAGGGGGAAATGACAAATGTAAGAATGAGAAAAACAAAAAATTGTGTTGTGTGCTTATTCATAGTTCGATATATCGTAATAAAATTTTCGGGATTAAAGTAATAAGTAAATCTACAATTGCCAAAAATTCAAATTTCTTTTTAATCAACTCTACAACGAACAAGCAAACCAACGTATTAACATTCAATGGAAAAATATTTCATTCCTTAGAACTTATTCTTCTAATTTAAAAAGGAATGACGCAGAGAAAAGAAAAATCTTTCCTCTGCGTCTTTGTAGTTTTCTAAAAAATCACTTCATCAAAATCATTTTCTTCGTTTCTGTTTTTCCTCCAACGGATAAACGATAGAAATACATTCCGCTCGAAAATTTTTCTGCATTCCATTGCACAGAATAATTTTTCGCAAGTAATCCAATAAAAGTATAGTTTCCGTTGACATCAGTTAACGCAGAATCCGTTTTATCATCCGAAAGATACATACGCCAGTTTTGCACACCGGTTTCAGTTTCATCTGTCGTCTATGTCATCAAGAAAAATTATTCCGGTGTTTGCAAGTTCAAACAATCCATTTTTCCCGACATCGCATTTGTGTATGCTCCTTTTTCATGCCTAAATAATTCGCTCTCCAGCAATTCCGGAGGAAGCGTCGAAAGTCCTACTTTAATAAACGCTTGCGCGCTGCGAGAACTGTTTCGGTGAATAAATTCCGCGATGATTTCTTTTCCAACGCCTGTTTCTCCCACTAACAAAACCGTTGTATCCGATGCCGCAATTGTCGTTATGCGGTGAAATATCGGACGCAGTGTATGCTTTGCCCAATAATCGAAAATGTACTTGGGGATTTTTGCATCTTACATCATCAACGCTCACAAGAGTTCAGAATGTTCTCAATGACAGAATCAGCCGCAGTTACCATTTCAGAGGAGAACATATTCCCTGTTTCAAAACTTCTACCTTCAATTCCGAACACAAGCAGTTGTTGCGGAAGTTGATTCAACGTGCGAGAGAGTTCGATTGCTTCAGCGATGCTGAAGAGATGCGACGAGTAATTAAAAAAATTAGTGGGAATTTTTTCTTTGCTTGCATCGAAGAAATGAACAGTTCCAGCATTTGCGTTTGACGAAACTGCATCAACAACAAAAACCATTTCTTTATTTTTCCAACACTCCATTAAACTTGCTCCTTCGCCGCTGTGTTCAATTACTTTTACATTGTTGAGATTTAGTTCTTTTATTTTTCGAGCAACGTAAATTCCAATTCCATCATCGTTGCGAAATTCATTTCCTACGCCGATAACAATAATTGGAGAATTTATTTTTTCAGTTGCGTTCAATTTCCAATTTCAAAAAATGAGTAGCGCACGAAATGCACGGGTCGTAGTTACGGATTGCTTGCTCGCATAACCA includes:
- a CDS encoding sigma-54 factor interaction domain-containing protein, with protein sequence MPKYIFDYWAKHTLRPIFHRITTIAASDTTVLLVGETGVGKEIIAEFIHRNSSRSAQAFIKVGLSTLPPELLESELFRHEKGAYTNAMSGKMDCLNLQTPE
- a CDS encoding FtsX-like permease family protein, producing MEFKELLTIALTSIRANKLRSILTLLGIVVGVFSIIAVMTAMGVLQSTIEKDLSDLGANTFQVQKFPVNIGGGGRDRSKFRNRKNITYEQGIAVKERATLAEYVGVETLEYGRTVRTKRYETNPSVTLFGENTDGLITNNWIPKDGRGISEDDIEYARNNIVLGARIVQKIFPHENPVDATVQVDGRHYRVIGVLEEKGSSLGGNQDNQAIIPITTFMRYYGKERSFNIMVKAQSQQLFTETMEQVRSQLRNIRRVAPSEEDDFAIFSNDSLIDQFNDFTKYVKYGILFISSIALLAAGIGIMNIMLVSVTERTREIGIRKALGARKRDILRQFIIEAVILSEIGGMVGVFLGILGGNIVALLMETSVVIPFDWAIIGLLICSFVGIVFGVYPAWKASKLVPIEALRYE
- a CDS encoding T9SS type A sorting domain-containing protein, producing the protein MNKHTTQFFVFLILTFVISPLSYSQWVTLNSGTSQGINSVFFPHTDSMHIGFAVGKQGTIIKTTNTGNTWTIQPTGINDELMAVYFLDANKGFAAGYNSRFLVTTNGGMNWTSNSIGQTYIFTGITFLNDSIGYMCGIGGSPMYKTTNGGATWFGQYSGITVGLYALSFVNVNVGFACGNGGKIFKTINGGTTWSQIHSETNDDIFLGAHFRNENVGYVVGDYGKVLKTTDGGTSWSTTSLFDALLHSVTFSTDSIGYAVGTPGFIFKTTNTGTSWEMQNSGSSAALFTITFTKVDSLVTYYVSGSQGTLLRSSEIIPTSVTMTENNFPSEISLFQNHPNPFNPLTVIRYSLIVNSIVSLKVFDVLGREVATLIQNEEMDEGEHEVEFDAMNLPSGVYFYRIEITGESEVFVDVKKLVLVK
- a CDS encoding hydrogenase maturation protease, encoding MGVGNEFRNDDGIGIYVARKIKELNLNNVKVIEHSGEGASLMECWKNKEMVFVVDAVSSNANAGTVHFFDASKEKIPTNFFNYSSHLFSIAEAIELSRTLNQLPQQLLVFGIEGRSFETGNMFSSEMVTAADSVIENILNSCER
- a CDS encoding FtsX-like permease family protein — its product is MKLWEITEGLRIALKSIKANKMRAILTTLGIVIGIVSVTLMATAIEGMNRAFSDNISKMGSNVLYIQKSPWFIGEEWWRLRNRKDLTLQQANALKRQTKLCSIVSPSAGLRGVIQTGDKRVDDIVVNGVDENFDKVGFAEPSDGRFLSMDDTENGRPVVVLSQDISEKLFPHEEPLGKSVKIRGKTFIVIGLNAKQGNFLGMSLDNRVFIPIKNFIDLYGKQVLFTINAKVADGVNIEDAKEEVRGIMRKVRHLKPAEEDDFAINQQELLQRQFDNIFSVIYGIGLFITGMSLFVGAIGIMNIMFVSVTERTKEIGIRKALGAKRRTILLQFLIEAAAICLIGGLIGLAIATPLSFLIDSFLPTSMPLSIVVVSLLMSIVVGLISGLLPAYRAAKLDPVDALRYE
- a CDS encoding T9SS type A sorting domain-containing protein, with amino-acid sequence MQNWRMYLSDDKTDSALTDVNGNYTFIGLLAKNYSVQWNAEKFSSGMYFYRLSVGGKTETKKMILMK
- a CDS encoding DUF1572 domain-containing protein — translated: MTQDNETFSHQYIAYCRKKILKEYFPKFQRCVNELSEEEIWWRANETDNSVGNILLHLCGNIRQWIISGIGGTADIRERAKEFSERTHIPKNELLHNLETTMQEADCVLQRVDSSTLWEMRRIQIYDVTVLELIAQVVEHLSYHLGQIVYITKMKKGIDLKFYML